The following coding sequences are from one Lolium rigidum isolate FL_2022 chromosome 6, APGP_CSIRO_Lrig_0.1, whole genome shotgun sequence window:
- the LOC124662771 gene encoding transcription repressor OFP13-like produces MVTSKLALSSLFHMKAKEDAPAPSPPRDPGAAHAWAWPSCKVPRTESFHAAPPPPGARTLASIFLDSGESSFTNSSARRGDDCSGSISTTASEASAVGGDDTAAVDDDADIVGGLLRSSDRLLFDPIASGATRSILEEKPVEAFAGGLAVAFESADPYRDFRASMEEMVASHGVESWGWLEEMLGWFLRANGEDTHTAIVAAFVDVIVSIADPARGGSCSSSQSSSRTFMDGE; encoded by the coding sequence ATGGTCACCAGCAAGCTGGCGTTGAGCTCCCTCTTCCACATGAAGGCCAAGGAGGATGCTCCGGCGCCGTCACCTCCCCGTGACCCGGGCGCCGCGCATGCCTGGGCGTGGCCGTCATGCAAGGTCCCAAGAACAGAGTCCTTCCacgccgcgccaccgccgcccGGCGCACGGACGCTGGCCTCGATCTTCCTCGATTCCGGCGAGAGCTCCTTCACGAACTCCTCCGCGCGGCGCGGAGATGACTGCTCCGGCAGCATCTCCACCACGGCGTCCGAGGCGTCGGCGGTGGGGGGTGACGACACGgcagccgtcgacgacgacgccgatATCGTGGGGGGCCTCCTCCGCTCCTCCGACCGGCTCCTCTTCGACCCGATTGCGTCGGGCGCCACGAGGTCCATACTGGAGGAGAAGCCGGTGGAGGCGTTCGCCGGCGGCCTGGCGGTGGCGTTCGAGTCGGCGGACCCGTACCGGGACTTCCGGGCGTCCATGGAGGAGATGGTGGCCTCGCACGGCGTCGAGAGCTGGGGCTGGCTCGAGGAGATGCTGGGGTGGTTCCTGCGCGCCAACGGCGAGGATACGCACACCGCGATCGTGGCGGCGTTCGTCGACGTCATCGTGTCCATCGCCGACCCGGCCCGCGGCGGCTCCTGCTCGTCGTCCCAGAGCTCCTCCCGCACATTCATGGACGGAGAGTAA